The genomic DNA ACTGCCATATTTGAGCATCTTCTCTTCAAGGTCGGGTATGTTGACCTGGACATATGGATATGCGCCAACTTTCACAGCTTCCTCATAAGCCGCTTTAATGAGCGGCAACGAAACAACTTCGCCTTGGATTTTTATCAGATGTCCCTTTTTTAGTTTTAGGGAATAGTTGATAAGCAGTTTCGCAAGTTTTGTTACGCGGGGATCAGTCATTGGGGCAATTTCCTTGTGTTGAAAGTTCGGCGGTCACATGTAGGATTATAGTTTTTCACCATCTCAGAGTGCGCCTTCTAAACGGAGCAAGGTTTTCTTCATTTCAATACCACCACCGTATCCGCCAAGACCATTCGAGGCGACAACGCGATGGCAGGGGATGACAATTGGAAGATTATTGCAGGCGTTGGCAGTGCCGACAGCCCGCGATGCCAGAGGACTGCCTACTCGCGCCGCTATTTGGCCGTACGATTCTGTTTTGCCGTAAGGGACTTTTGCGACAGTGCGAAGGACCTTGGTTTGGAACGGACTGGCTTTTATATCGAGCCTTAAGTTAAATTTTTTGAGTTTCCCGTTGAAATACAATCTGAGTTGTTTCTCAACTTCTTGATTTAACTTTCCGCCTTGAATTATTTCATACTCACCAAAGTATTTCTCAAGTCGGTCTTCGAAAGCGCCTGCCGAGTCGCTCGGAAGGGTGATGATCGCCACTCCCGCATCGGTATAGGCCGTGTGGATGCGTCCAAGGTCTGAACTAAACGAATGTATATAGACAATTTTCGATGAGGTCATATTTGTACATCCATCAGAACAACCGTTCCACTTTTCCTTCGACTTGCTCAAGAGGGACCTGATGAAGGTCACTCAACTTCCCGAGATTAAATGTCCCTATCAAAATAGAAGAGCGTTCGACAAAAGTCAACGGCCACTCCTCTGGTAAAGTAAAACCTTCGGGCAGGAAATGCGTGTAAGGGATATCGTCGACTATTAGCTGCCCGTTCTGAATCACCACTTGTTCATCGGGCCCGGCTATTACTATCCCAGTAGTGCGTTCTCCTGGGTTGTCTGTGAATGAAACAAAATCGCCCGGATTTGGAACCGTCACTATTACTTTATTGTCCATGAAAAACAAATTAGCCGAATACGCAAGCCGGCTTGTCGATAGATAGTCCCCCTGCTTGTAGACTGGGCTGAGTTGATTGTTTTTCACAACGAACCATGTCGGCGAATTACGAAGAAGAAAATACGCCGGGGTCGCAGGAGACAGAAATTGATACGTCAGAGCAATAGCAAAAAAGACGAGCATCTTTCTTATTGGCGGGCTGTGCGAATAGTGTTTGGAGTTGACAGCGCGAACCAGATCGAAAAATGTGAGAAAATAAAAGATAAGCGGCAGAATAAAGAGCGCGCTATTGGCGACAAAAGATAATTGGACAAAAAATGAAAAATAAAAGAGCGCCGCAGTTATAAGCGTAATGAGCCACACGAAAACTCCAAACGAGTATTCCCGCCATAACGCATGACCAATCCCCGGAAAAAGAAGATTGAGAAGAACCGATAGGAGAATCTGACTTAGTGATTGGTTAGCGGCCATGACTTACTGTCCAAAAAACATACATTCGACGAGTCCTTTATAGCGTCTCGGAAGTAC from Candidatus Zixiibacteriota bacterium includes the following:
- a CDS encoding methylated-DNA--[protein]-cysteine S-methyltransferase: MTSSKIVYIHSFSSDLGRIHTAYTDAGVAIITLPSDSAGAFEDRLEKYFGEYEIIQGGKLNQEVEKQLRLYFNGKLKKFNLRLDIKASPFQTKVLRTVAKVPYGKTESYGQIAARVGSPLASRAVGTANACNNLPIVIPCHRVVASNGLGGYGGGIEMKKTLLRLEGAL
- a CDS encoding S26 family signal peptidase; the encoded protein is MAANQSLSQILLSVLLNLLFPGIGHALWREYSFGVFVWLITLITAALFYFSFFVQLSFVANSALFILPLIFYFLTFFDLVRAVNSKHYSHSPPIRKMLVFFAIALTYQFLSPATPAYFLLRNSPTWFVVKNNQLSPVYKQGDYLSTSRLAYSANLFFMDNKVIVTVPNPGDFVSFTDNPGERTTGIVIAGPDEQVVIQNGQLIVDDIPYTHFLPEGFTLPEEWPLTFVERSSILIGTFNLGKLSDLHQVPLEQVEGKVERLF